AAATGCTGCAGATTTGGCCTGAAATCCAGAAATTTGGCTTAAAATCCTGCAAATTTGGCCCAAAAGCCAGAAATTGGTCCCAAAATGCTGCAAATTTGAGCCGAAATCCTGCAAATTGGTACCAAAATCCCACAAATTTGgcctgaaatgcagaaattggAGCTGAAATCCCACAAATTCAACCCAAAAGCCAGAAATTGGACCTGAAATGCTGCAAATTTGAGGTGAAATTCCACTAATTTGGTCTGAAATCTCACTAATTTGGCTTTAAATCCCACTAATTTGGCCTGAAATCCAGAAGCTGGGACTGAAATGCTGCACATTTGGCCTGAAATCCAGAAACTGGACTAAAACCCACCAAATTGGTACCAAAATCCCACAAATCTGGCCTGAAAGCCAGAAACTGGTCCTAAAGTGGTGCAAATTTGAGGTGAAATCCCACAAATTTGGCTTAAAATCCTGCAAATTTGGCCTGAAAGTCAGAAATTGGAGCTGAAATCCCACAAATTTGTCCCCAAAGCCAGAATTTGGTCCTGAAATGCTGCAAATTTGAGGTGATATTCACAAATTTGGCTTAAAATCCTGCAAATTTGGCCTGAAATCCAGAAATCGGAGCTGAAATCCCATAAAATCAGCCCAAAATCTAAGAATAGGGCCTGAAATGCTTCAAATTTGAGGTGAAATTCCACAAGTTTGGCTTAAAATCCCATAGATTCTGCCCAGAAGCCAGAAAGCGGGCCTGAAATGCTGCAAATCTGAGCTGAAATCCCACAAATTGGTACCAAAATCCCACAAATTTGACCTGAAATCCAGAAATTTGAGCTGAAACGGTGCAAATTGGAGCTGAGACCCCGGGAACGGAGGCTgaagccccagggctggggttAACCTCCGGGGGGGTCACGGGGGGCtcaggggtgggggaggggaagaggaaggaggcCGCAGACCGCAGGTTGTTATAGATGTATATTGTATATATGCCAATGCAATAATAAAAACAGTGCAAATACAGTTACAGTTTATAATACTCgtcccccccccggccccgctcccccccgtGCTCAgcgcgctgcccccccccctcatttTTGTGGGacaccccctccctgcctccgGGGCTGCTGGTGCCgcgggggggggtcccagtTTGCGTGTGTGTGAAAGGCACAGATTCGGGAGGTGGCCGCCGCCACCAGTGCAtcgccggggccgggggggggccaCCggtcccgtgtcccccccccccagcaccatccccccccccccagccgagccgagccgccGGGAACCCCCCTTTTGCACGTTTCATGTCATACACACGAGGTCACACTACGAGAAGGACGTGACGACTTCCACAACACCCATGGCTAGGCGGGTTCGCTTTCcggatttttctttttttttttttcttttgtcttttttttttctacacaatgtacaatttttttttattatttcttttttgtatttttttaatctttttttttcttttttttttttttttaacgtgtCGAGAAATAGCTTATATACACGAATGAGTCCTTGTTATAACATTTCGGCAGCAATATCATAAGCTAATGAAGGgtcggggccgggggggggggcaggggggagaagTTAGAGGAGGAATGGGTTATGCCTTTGGaggaaccaaaaaaaaacaaaaacaaaaacaaaacaacccccaccccaccaccaccccctcccctcaaaaaaaaaaatcccaataaaagcattttcacaagCGGATCTACCCCTAGCtgtaaaagaaatgcaacaaaagCGGGAAGAAATCCTTATTTCTGCATccagaggaggggggaaaaaagggaggggggggggatttCTACCGTACATCACatccctgggggctgggggggtggggagggctcaagccaaaaaaaaaacaaaaacaaaaacacacaaaacaaaaaaaaaacctgttaaacCTGCGCAGGTCACAGCCGAAGCCTGGGGGGGGCCCGGCGAGACCCCCGGCACGGCTTTGGGGTCTgttggggctgggcaggggggggggaACTGCCTGCAGACCCCAGGGCCAaggctcccaccccagcccagccccataaccccccacccccagtgccCCACCAAgatggggggggcggggggagcaaAAAACGGGACCCCCCATCCCCGGGAGCGCATTTCACTTATAGCACCATGAAGTCGGCGTCTTGTTCTCCATCGGTtccccccccggccgccccccggctcCGGCGGGAGAGCCTCGGCGTTAAGTATTGCACTTGgttttggggaatttttttttctttttttttttttttctttttttttctgtggtttttctcatcattggtttttttttgtttgtttgttggggtaatttttttcatactttttatAATTTCATCTCAACCCATGCGCCCAGGTCACCTCGCACCTCTCGGTAACACCTGATGGGGGAGAATGGCACTTGAGCGAGATatgggggggacatggggggctCGACCAAGGACCCTGGTGGGGGGGGATGAAGGATCAGCCAATAAAACGaaacaaacccaccccaaaatcAGCAAAAATTCAGGTTTAgccaagaaaaaacagtttgtCAAAGTGCTCCCGTGGAAGCAGGGTGAGAAAAGCTTGGAAAAGGATCTCAGCatcccagggagggggggggcatGGAAGGGGGGGGAGCCAGCtaaacaagattaaaaacaaaaaaaacccacaaaaatatatatatatgtatatatatatacgccACTACGCTTCATTAGCTTccaaagaaccaaaaaaaaccccaaaattaaaaaaaaaaaataatccttttgcCTCTGGagggccccgggggggggggtggggggggtcgGGGCACCCAGACCCCTCAGGGGTTAAGTGCTCATTGaggggggggctgctggtggggtgggggtcccccTCACTGGTGGAGGGGTGGCATTTTGGGAGAGAAGACGCCTTGTCCCCATTGCTGGGAGGGTgctcctgccccccccacccGTCGAGCAGCTCCCCACGGGCGAGCTGGCGCTTCAAAATTGCACGAGAAAATTTGAATGTCagggggaaaataataataataataaaaaaaaaatgaaaaaaggaaaattaattaaaaaaaatcaatatatttttaaaaaacaaccagaaaactCTCAGAAAACTCCGGGAGTGGCAAACCCCCGCGCAGACACTCGGGTTTGGGCACCAACGGGTCCTGGCGGGGgcgaggggatggggggggcaCCTCTGCCGGGGGCTCTCCGGCAGCCGGGGCACGATTCCcactggctggggcaggggtcggaggaggaggaggaagaggaggggagggcCCGTTAGTGTGAAGGTTAAGTGCAAATCGAGCGTTTCTCAAGACGACTTTTCGCGGCTTATTTCTTGCTTTGGGTTCGTTAACCGCCGGCCGCAGCCCTGGTACCACGCGGCGATGCCGGTGCCGTCCCCATCATCCAcgagggctggcagcaggtgaCGGTGACCGCAAGCGGCTCCGGAGCATGCAAGAGCGCggaaaggagaggagggggacTCACCGCGCCCAAGGCCACCGGTCATTCGCAGTCTGCTCTAGAGCCCGCCGAGAAGCACCGCCACCGCCACgcacaacagcagctgcccGCCACGCCGGGGGCTCACCGGGTACCATTGACACCCCTCTGCGCCTCGCCGGGCTCCTTGGGTCGGTCAAGGGGGTCGCCAGCACCGTCCAGTCGACCCCGTCGGTGCCGATGGCCGCGGGCACCGGCTCCTCACCAAACCGGGCTTCCCTTCCTCCGGGAAGAGAGATGGGAGCACGGGTGTCGGGGTCGGCAGCTCCTGACTTCGTCTGCCAAGCCAAGGGAATTGTAGCACCCCACCACGGGCGGTGGTCCGGGCTCCAGCCCATCGCAACTCTTTGCCCCCGTTTCCCCATAAGTCAGCATAGGGctgccctttaaaaaaaattaacgGTCACTTAAAGTCGAGTGGATGCCCTTAGAAAgtctctggaaaggaaaaaaagttttaaccATCCATTGAGCAAAGGaggagggaacaaaaaaaaaaccaaccccaagaaaaaaaaaaggagaaaaaaaaaaaaacaacctcacaACACAATTAAAAATTCTATGCTTtgtcattacaaaaaaatagcataaaacAAGCTTTAACACATGGAGAATGCTGATTTCAAGCAGACATTGTTCTGACCTCGGGCAAAGGACGTGACCTCTCACTGCTATAGAAAACCAAAGAAGTTAAGGTTCGGAAAAAGGACAGGTCGCTGAAggtttgaaatgtttttttttttttgttttgtttgtttgttttgtggggtttttttcctttgttttttgtttcttttttttttttgtctttttttttttttatttttttttttttttccccgtgtACGGTAGGCACCAGTACAGGCACTGCATGCGACggaggtggggaggaagggggggacggTCAATAGGCGTTATTTCTGTCCACTGATGGACTGCGATATAGAGCGGGGTGGGATCATATCCAAAAGGTATTCCCGCTGCCGGTCCGCCAAACTCGACGCTTTGTGGCCTCCGATCCCAGCATTCAGGTAAGCGATGTTAACACCTGCAGAGGGGTGAGAAAAGCAGGTGGGGACCCCCCCAACACACCCCTGCGCTCCGAGGTCCCCCCCTTTGGTGACCGAAGCACCACGATCACCATTTCCCCGTGCTGGTGGCAACGCATCCCCCTTCCCCAAAAATCAGAGCAGGCACAGAGTGAGTGACCCATCCCGCTCTCCgcctggcccccagccccatcccggCGCGGCACGGACGGGGGACGTTACCTGGCATGCCGAGGAGACCACCCGCCACGGAGAGCTGGGGTGCCTGCGCAAAGTTGGAAAGCATGGAGCGGGCAGAGGTGGGGATGCCACGCTGCAAAGTGCTCTGGGGCTGCGGagcctgaggaagaggagaataAAAGCTGGTAGGAAGGCAGCCTGGGAGCAGCCGTAGCCAGAGGGTGAAGAATCAGTCACCGGTTTTGGCCAGTACGTGGAAAATATAGTTTGCACATCGCTCTCTTCAAGGCGCGTGAGCAGGCAGCAGAGTGCTGTGCTGCGGGCTCCGTACTGGACGGCACGGCACCGGCaagggagggatgcagaggggagggggtgggagaggagcccaccagcagccaccacGTTGCAGGGGACTCGGGCTCAAAGCAAACCTTCCGGCTGCCAGGAGGAAGGGCAGCCCGGCCCCGAAGCTGCTGTGGGAGCGAAGGCAGCGGGATGCTCGCACCTCCCTCCAGCATCCCGAGGGGCCGCGCAGCGCCGGAGCGATGGGAGAAGGGACGGCGCTCACCTGCCGGAGCGTGTGGTGCCGCATGATGTTCTCCTGTTTGCTGACGCTGGAGACGGCTGGAGCTGCAGTGGGGGAcaaggctgcctgctgctgtagTCGCTGCTCGATCTCCTGAGCAAAACGAAGCAGAAGCATTCTCAGAGGCGCACGCCATCCCGTTACACCGCACCTCCCCGGCAGGGAACGACGGGCCCAAGCTGACCCCTCCGGCGCTGCAAGCGGGGCTGACGGGTGGCattcctggggaggggggaagcagaACCCTCTCcccacacttttttttatttgaaaaccaCGGAaaccctggctgctgctttcccaagGAGCCGCAGTCCCGCCGCAGCCAACACGAACAGCTTTTCTATCTCTGCACCCACTCGCGACAAACAGCCCAAAGACTCTTCTGCAAAGCAGGCACATCCCATTTGGCAGCAGCCAGATTCCACTTcatatttgggttttgtttttttttttttaaccgttCACAAGTGATGCTTCTGGTTTATTTCACCCCAGAGCCTCGAAACAAGTTCTCTAACCCTGATTTCTCACAGGAATTTAGCaaattcccttcccttccacaaATAAGGCAGCAAGTGGTGAAGCGCCCTCCCCGCACAGTTCCAGGAAAGTCAGCGGCAAAgccagggagggaaggcagctgtccccagccagccctccaGTTACGAATCCAGGGGGAAAACATCGCACCCTGGAtcctcagcaccagctctgtgCTCTTAGAAGCTCTGGGCACCGAGCTGGGcacccccaccagccccacagagaAACCAAATTCCTGGAGCTGACGTATGGCGGAACCCCGCCGTGCCACGGGAAGGGGAGCGGGGAGCCCCGGAACGAAGCAAGAGGGGTTGTGTActtgcctgctcctgctgcaaagCTTTCACGAAGGCGTTCTTCAGCCGGTTGGTGTGCTCTGCCTTCAGTGCTTTCTTCTGGTTGGACGTCATGCACTGCTCGCACAGGATCTTCCCGTTTTTCTCCTGCTTCCAGTGCGGGGTGAAGTCGGTGCGGCACTGGGCACAGACAAAGGGCTCCACACGCAGGAGGGACACGCAGCTTTTCCCTGCGAAGGCACCGCCGACGGGAATTAGGGGGGGAAACAGGACAGCCCCCCCCACTCCCACACCACCTCCGCCATCCCGGGCACGACAGCAACAGGCCCCCGCGCGCACCATCACGCAGGTCCCGGTAAATAAATGGATTTTCAGGACAGTGTTGCACCAACGTCAAGCCCACTCTGGGCAAGATCCCAGCATCCTGGGAGAGACACAGCATTCCTGCCCCAGGGACAGAAcgacctggcagtgctgggaccAGCTCTACAGGACTATAAAAAACTGAGGGGCAAGACAGGCGAGCCAGAGGCGTACCGCAGGCTCCATCCCATCATCCCATCCCATCATATCCCACCCCATCTtcatccccatcctcatcctcatctcatccccatccccatcccatccacCTGGGAGTTGACAGCCCGTAGGGAACGGTGAGGTGGGAGCTAAAACCTCCACAACCCCACCAGGACAGGACCCCGGGCAGTCACAGCCCCGAGGATTTTGCATCTCAGCTCCCCAACATTCATCCAGGGAAGAGCCGGGGAGACCCCTCCCCCAGGTGGCCACCAACCGACAAGCCCCAGGGCCAGCTGCAGGCTCGGCATGTGGAGGCTACTGGCCCCACCAGACCGGCTCTGTGTCCATGGGGCTGGCCAGCGCCAGGGGGGACCCGGCTCTGCACccccggcagccgccgcaggaagaagcagagccctgggctgcGCTAAGACCAGCCGCTGCGCTCCCCCAGCCTCGCAAGCCGCACATTTTGGTGTTtggcaaaaaattaaaataaaaatcgGAAATGGCAGGCGGGAGCGCGGTCAGCGCGGCGATGGAGGaaggctgcagccccccgcgcTCACCTTGGCTGTCAATAACGCTCTGcaccacctcctccagccccaccatGTAGATGAACTCGCTGTTGGCTGCGCTGGGCAAGAAATGCAGCAGGGGAGCGGGcggcttgggggggggggatctcCAGCAGCgtcttttccagctgcttgcGGAGGGCAAGcttggcagctgcctgggagtTGGCGGCGTCGTTCAgagcactggggctggggagcggcGACGACACCCTGTTGACAGTGCCAGGCTGGATGTGGGAGGCAAGGTTCATATAGATGGCTGAAGACGACGTACGCTGGCAAGGAACAGAAGAACTTGATtgctggaggggaagaggagatgaggattaatacagaaaattaacacagcccccagccacagctgaaGTCACCCGGACGACGAGCCAGGGCGCCTTCGCCCAACCCTCCGAGGGCAAACGCTCCCGCAAGGACCGTGGGAGTCGTGCTGGGATGCGGGAGCGGGGAGCTCATCGCGGTCCTTGCAATAACGCAGCGCTGGTGCCGAGGAGCCTCCCGCGCGCTGGAATCCGCAAGAGGGGTCTCGGCACCTGGAGCAGCGCGGGGGCTTCTGCGGGAGAGGGAAGGTGGGGGCAGGGCCCGGCCTGGGGACCCGGCGTCGGCACCAGCGAGCGTAGGCAGCACCGAGCGCCGTGATTCACACGCAGGCACCATCGCTCGCTGTCGCGTTCCGCTCCTCCACCTCTTGCTTCGCTGCTCTGGCAGGCGCCCAGGCAGCATCCCCGCTACCAGATGGTGGCCGTCCCCTCCCACACAGGTGCTCCGCATGTGCCAATTCCCTCCTCTTCCATTTCCAGCAGCTTTCTCCTGCATCCTCCGTTCCGTTGGATGCGCAGTCCCTCTGGCACGTGACGGCAGCAAAGCACAAAGACTTCTGCTGACCTGAGGATGCGGCTTGCGTGGTCTTTTGTGACAAAAAGCCATCAGCCTGCAAACTATTTAagccccagcagggctgctgccagcccttcaCCCCATCTACCTGTTTCCCAGGGTACAAACACATCCATGAGTGCAAAAGGGAAGACCCCAAACAGCCACCGACCCCCTCAGCGACTCAAACGGGGTCGGCTGCCAAAGCTCGGGGGCCACGGTCACGTCGATCGCAAATAGCCAACAGAAGATCCATCGGTTTGCCCCAGTTTTCTGTTTTAGGACTGCTAATGCTTCGCTggttggggaaaaaaggcagaggacCACGCTAATCCCAAAGGCGGTGCTCTAATGGAGATCCAGGAAAATTATTAGCAGAGCCAACTCATGCCATTTTAAATAGTTGATGAATTAACACCAAAAATCTTACAACTCTTCCTGTTAGAGCagttggggtgggtttttttgatcgAACATGTAATTAGCTCTGTCTGACAGTTGTTCGGCTGCAAGGCTTTCAGACTGTTGCCTCGTCATGTTTATAATTGGCACatcatcccatcccatcccatcgTTAGGGCAGACTGAACGGCTTAAGAACTGGACACAAACCCCCAAAGGAACGAGGAGGGGTTGTTCATTTGGGCCCGCACACGCACAGAGCATCTCCGCCCAGGTGAGGAACGGAGACTGTCCCACGCGTGGGAGATGCAGCCCAGGGACCAAGGCTGTTCGCCGGGAAGGTCGGATTGTTTCACCAGGGCTAGAACTGGAAAGTGttgttctttttcccccccctctccATTCCCAGTCTTCATGCAAGCCTTGCCATTCTTCCAAAAGCGAAACAAACAGGTTTAAGCATCCACAGCTTGCTGACCGCAGGGCGCTCGCTGCGCTGCGCCGGTGGAGAGAAGCGGAAGAAACGCACACGTGAGCGAGGGCTGCGGGAAGAGAAACCAGCGCTGCTCCCGAACTGGTCCCCTCGCGTCGCTGTTCCAGCTGGGATGAACCAGCCCTgtgggagccagcagctcccaatAGGAAGTTTTACAATTATTTATCACTTCATCCTTCCACGCGGGTCAAGGACAGGCGTCTTGGTCCACGCTTGGGGTAGATTTCCACCTGCAGGCTTCGCTCCGACGTATTCACACTGAGCTCTGAGCGCCTCCTCCGACTCGGAATTTCCTCCTATTTCCCCTCCTCGCTCATCCCACCAGGCAGCTGTGCCCAAAACCCAGGGAAAAACCAGTAACCTACCGGTTGGTAGTTGATGGCTGGATTCATGCTCGGAGTTGTAGTGCGGATGAGGCCAGGTTTAGGAGGAACCCGCTGCCCTTGGAGCTGGGCAGGGTTCGGAGCGATCACACGCTGTGACATAAGCATATGGGGCAGAGTCGTGTTTGTGGCAGACCTAATGACACTGTGACCCTGTCGAGAGAGGGAAcaagaaataagtaaaataaaaaataaaataataaaaaaaaaaaattaaaaaaaaaaaacagaatttggaGTTCCCTGATCAGGCTCTGCAACAGCAGAGCATTTCCACTCCTCTGTAATTCCGGTGAACTTCTAACGCGAGACAGCACTCAAAGAACTGAAGTTTTCCTCTAATtgtcctttattttaaataatcacGGCTATTCGGCCTGGAGGGAGGATGTCTCAAGTCAACCTATTTTCTGTAGAGAGGCTGGAACTGCACCTGAGTCAGGACAAGGGGCAATAATCTCACGAAGCAACCgcttcccagcagccagccagctcacTGGGAAGAAGGTAGGACCTTCAGGATCTAGGCTGGGACGTTCTGGAAGATAATTGTCAAGACACACATAGGTGGCCTGCCTTTGCATTAAAAACAGCGCCGTCAATCTGATCGAGATGGAAGAACGCGAGGGGAAAAGAGgggatttaggaaaaaaaattaaggaggCGGCTGCTGGCCAGCTGCACAGAGCTATTAAAACCAGAATTCACAGCGGTGCCCGAGTTCTGAGTCCTGAGGAAGAGGGAGATGGGTGTTTGCCCTGGTGCAGGAACGCGGAGGCGTACGACAGGCCTCAGCACCGGGCACACAGATCCGTGAGAGCAGAACTGGGAAGACCTGAGCCAGGCTCCGCTCACCTCAAGCTCCTCGCGGCTCAGCACCGCCAGATCGGGGGGGTGGCAGGTAGAAaagctccattttttttcatcagagaTGATCTCAAAACACTAAACACCTCCCATCCAAccacttttttctccctcccccctttcttttttttattccaactTGTTCTAGACGAGG
The sequence above is drawn from the Falco naumanni isolate bFalNau1 chromosome 20, bFalNau1.pat, whole genome shotgun sequence genome and encodes:
- the GATAD2B gene encoding LOW QUALITY PROTEIN: transcriptional repressor p66-beta (The sequence of the model RefSeq protein was modified relative to this genomic sequence to represent the inferred CDS: deleted 1 base in 1 codon); its protein translation is MDRMTEDALRLNLLKRSLDQADDRDDVLAKRLKMEGHEAMERLKMLALLKRKDLSGIEVPHELPVKQDGVKVYEEKLNGSLRPHGDGRTAGRPGKENINDEPVDMSARRSDQDRGRLTPSPDIIVLSDNEASSPRSSSRMEERLKAANLEMFKGKSIEERQQLIKQLRDELRLEEARLVLLKKLRQSQLQKENVVQKTPVVQNAASIVQPSPAHVGQQGLSKLPSRPGAQGVEPQNLRTLQGHSVIRSATNTTLPHMLMSQRVIAPNPAQLQGQRVPPKPGLIRTTTPSMNPAINYQPQSSSSVPCQRTSSSAIYMNLASHIQPGTVNRVSSPLPSPSALNDAANSQAAAKLALRKQLEKTLLEIPPPKPPAPLLHFLPSAANSEFIYMVGLEEVVQSVIDSQGKSCVSLLRVEPFVCAQCRTDFTPHWKQEKNGKILCEQCMTSNQKKALKAEHTNRLKNAFVKALQQEQEIEQRLQQQAALSPTAAPAVSSVSKQENIMRHHTLRQAPQPQSTLQRGIPTSARSMLSNFAQAPQLSVAGGLLGMPGVNIAYLNAGIGGHKASSLADRQREYLLDMIPPRSISQSISGQK